The following proteins come from a genomic window of Maniola hyperantus chromosome 8, iAphHyp1.2, whole genome shotgun sequence:
- the LOC117984261 gene encoding cytochrome P450 6B1-like — translation MFFESFLLNLAVLLVLIVALTFDYVTKFFSYWYIREIPNKTPVPFFGTDYHRILGLRNTTEEINKLYNENAKEKYVGCIKSRIPDLIIKDPDSVQKVLSTDFSNFHCRGYGLARSRDVCLRNNLFYAEGEKWTLLRIKFELLLNTMDDKIEDSLHDCLSGTNGDANVQQLLSGILDVVFKDLLIDNNLDDPFVIKKLRETMQRRTLFDKLKSYLKDIFPSIYVMLGLNILPEQYFSKYARVIKESKLMKDIEKTDSISQEDIHNDKPYKKGSDLETAYSYLALFIGQGYIPCHYVLTALLFELAKNPDVQQKARNCLQNSEENHYLDMTLKEALRLYPAYSIITRKCVKTYTFPGKTLHLDKGVTISVPVEAIQRDEKYYENANEFNPDRFSNKDDDTKLSYLPFGAGPRKCVGEQLALRIIRTVAASILKKYQIGKCDVTPKTLKLTDHDFLRVVDNDLWLRFKPIS, via the exons ATGTTTTTCGaaagttttcttttaaatctaGCGGTGCTACTCGTTTTGATCGTAGCCCTGACTTTTGATTATGTTACGAAATTCTTCAGCTATTGGTACATCAGAGAAATACCTAACAAAACTCCTGTACCCTTCTTCGGAACGGATTATCACAGAATTTTGGGACTGAGGAACACAACAGAAGAAATAAACAAACTTTACAATGAAAACGCTAAAGAGAAATACGTAGGATGTATCAAGAGTCGAATACCAGATTTGATTATCAAGGACCCGGACTCAGTACAAAAGGTTCTGTCTACAGACTTCTCAAATTTCCATTGCCGAGGCTACGGGCTGGCCAGGTCTCGGGATGTTTGTCTACGAAACAATTTGTTTTATGCCGAAGGAGAAAAATGGACTCTATTGAGAATCAAATTCGAACTATTACTGAACACAATGGACGACAAAATTGAAGACAGTTTACATGACTGTTTGTCAGGAACCAATGGAGATGCGAACGTTCAACAATTATTGTCTGGTATATTGGACGTTGTGTTTAAAGATTTGCTTATCGATAATAATTTAGACGATCCTTTTGTTATAAAGAAGTTAAGAGAAACAATGCAAAGGAGAACGTTGTTTGACAAACTAAAGAGTTATTTGAAGGATATTTTTCCTTCGATATACGTAATGTTGGGATTGAACATTTTGCCCGAACAATATTTTAGCAAATACGCCCGAGTTATAAAAGAATCTAAGTTGATGAAGGATATTGAAAAGACGGATTCAATATCCCAAGAGGATATACACAATGATAAACCATACAAAAAGGGATCTGATTTGGAGACGGCCTATTCTTATTTGGCCCTTTTCATTGGACAAGGTTACATACCATGTCATTACGTCCTTACGGCTTTGTTGTTTGAGTTAGCGAAAAATCCTGATGTACAACAAAAGGCAAGGAATTGCTTACAGAATTCCGAAGAAAATCATTACTTAGACATGACTCTAAAAGAAGCTTTGAGATTATATCCAGCATATTCAATAATCACAAGAAAATGCGTTAAAACCTATACATTCCCAGGGAAAACTTTGCATCTCGATAAAGGAGTGACAATAAGTGTTCCTGTTGAAGCAATTCAAAGAGATGAAAAGTATTACGAAAATGCAAATGAATTTAATCCCGATCGTTTTTCGAATAAAGACGATGATACTAAGTTATCTTATTTACCTTTTGGTGCTGGGCCTAGAAAATGTGTTG GCGAACAATTAGCATTACGTATAATTCGAACCGTCGCTGCTAGCATTCTGAAGAAATACCAAATTGGAAAGTGTGACGTCACACCGAAGACACTGAAACTGACTGATCATGACTTTTTAAGGGTGGTTGATAACGATTTATGGTTAAGATTCAAGCCTATTTCATag